Proteins from one Dysgonomonas sp. HDW5A genomic window:
- a CDS encoding amidohydrolase, translating to MKIKIIDAHAHLWLKQDAEVNGLKIQTLDNGRSLFMGEVRQMLPPFMIDGRNTAEIFLSNMNYAQVSAAVITQEYIDGIQNDYLWEVQQKYSNRFLCCGMVDARKADYFEHAEKLIEQGFKAIKIPAERLIEPHKQTFLTSSEMMKMFKLMEEKNILLSIDLAEGDTQVAEMGEVISEYPDLRIAIGHFGMVNRPNWQKQIKLARYKNVMIESGGITWLFNDEFYPFKGAVLAIKEAASLVGIEKLMWGSDYPRTITAITYRMSYDFVLKSYLLSENEKRLFLGENAARFYCLNDLVELPYIKNMSE from the coding sequence ATGAAAATTAAAATAATCGATGCACATGCCCATCTGTGGTTAAAACAGGATGCAGAGGTAAATGGTCTTAAAATACAGACGTTGGATAATGGACGTTCTCTCTTTATGGGAGAAGTCCGCCAGATGTTACCCCCGTTTATGATTGACGGGCGTAATACTGCCGAAATATTCCTCTCGAATATGAATTATGCCCAAGTTTCGGCTGCCGTTATCACACAAGAATACATAGACGGTATACAGAATGACTATCTATGGGAAGTTCAACAGAAATACTCCAATCGTTTTTTATGCTGCGGTATGGTAGATGCTCGTAAGGCTGATTATTTTGAACATGCTGAAAAATTAATAGAACAGGGATTTAAGGCAATAAAAATTCCGGCAGAAAGATTGATAGAGCCCCATAAACAAACATTTCTCACATCATCCGAAATGATGAAAATGTTTAAACTGATGGAAGAGAAAAATATTTTACTTTCTATTGATTTAGCGGAGGGTGACACTCAAGTTGCCGAAATGGGAGAAGTTATTTCCGAATATCCTGATTTGCGTATTGCAATAGGACATTTTGGAATGGTTAATCGCCCTAACTGGCAAAAACAAATTAAGCTAGCCCGTTATAAGAATGTAATGATAGAATCGGGTGGGATAACCTGGCTATTTAATGATGAATTTTATCCTTTTAAGGGTGCAGTACTGGCTATTAAAGAAGCAGCATCACTTGTCGGAATAGAGAAGCTAATGTGGGGATCAGACTATCCTCGTACTATTACGGCAATAACCTATCGTATGTCTTATGATTTCGTATTGAAATCATATTTACTTTCTGAAAATGAAAAACGCTTATTCCTAGGAGAAAACGCTGCTCGATTCTATTGCTTAAACGATTTAGTAGAATTACCTTATATTAAAAATATGTCCGAATGA